GAAAGAACCATTCATAACCATTCTTTTAACTTAAAAAACAAAAACTTAGCGTTCCTTGCGTAAATCTTCGCGCTCTTTGCGGTTAAAAAAAGCTTTTTTTCCTACTTTTACTTTTCCAACAATACAACACTCCAAAATGAAAATACTACTTCTAGGTTCAGGCGAATTAGGCAAAGAATTTGCCATCGCTGCACAACGAATCGGACAAACTATAATCGCAGTTGACAGTTACAAAAATGCACCAGCCATGCAGGTTGCACACGGTTTTGAAGTCATTAATATGCTAGATGGCGAAGCACTTGACCGAATCGTAGCCAAACACAAACCGGATTTTATCGTTCCCGAAATCGAAGCCATCCGCACCGAACGTTTTTACGATTACGAAAAACAAGGCATTACGGTTGTTCCTTCTGCAAAAGCCGCTAACTTTACTATGAATCGTAAAGCAATCCGCGATTTAGCAGCAAAAGAACTCGGATTACGAACTGCAAAATATCAATACGCAACATCGGCAGAAGAACTTCAAAAAGCCGTTCAGGAAGTCGGAATTCCGTGTGTTGTAAAACCATTGATGTCTTCTTCCGGAAAAGGGCAATCGACAATTAAAACCGAAAGTGATATCGAAAAAGCCTGGCAGTATGCTGTTGCAGGTTCACGTGGTGATGTTATCGAAGTAATTGTAGAAGCTTTTGTAGATTTCCATTCAGAAATTACGCTTTTAACGATTACTCAAAACGGTAATCCAACTTTATTCTGTTCACCAATTGGTCACAGACAAGAAAGAGGTGATTATCAGGAAAGCTGGCAGCCTGCTTTAGTTTCAGAAAAAGATTTGTACGAAGCTCAGGATATGGCCGAAAAAATTACTGAAGCGCTTGGAGGCGCCGGACTTTTTGGTGTTGAATTTTTCCTGACAAACGAAGGCGTTTATTTCTCTGAACTTTCGCCGCGTCCGCATGATACCGGAATGGTGACTTTGGCAGGAACACAGAACTTCAACGAATTCGAATTGCATTTAAGAGCAATTCTAAGTCTTCCAATTTTCGAAATCACTTTAGAAAAAGCCGGAGCAAGTGCTGTAATTTTAGCTTCGGAAGATTCGACAAATCCAACTTTTACCGGAATTGAAAAAGCAGCGGCTTTACCTAAAACCGATTTCAGGATTTTCGGAAAACCAACCTCAAGACCTTACCGAAGAATGGGTGTCGTTTTAAGTCACGATACACTTTCAACCCCAATCAATGAAGTAACAGAACGCGCCAAAGAAACGGCGAAATTAATAACTGTAAATTCTTAATTATGAAAAATATAGTATTAGCAGCATTTCTTTTTATTGGAATCGCTGTACAGGCACAAAGCAAAAAGAAATTTGACAAACCAACAGTAGTTGAAGCTTCCTGCGGAGAATGTCAATTTGGAATGAAAGGCAAAAGCTGTGATTTAGCTGTCCGTATTGACGGAAAAACCTATTTTGTTGACGGAACATCCATTCACGATCATGGAGATGCACATTCAGATAAAGGTTTTTGCAACGCCGTTAGAAAAGCTTCTGTTACAGGAGAAATTGTAGGCAATAGATTCAAAGCAACTTCATTTACTTTAATTGACGATAAAAAATAATGGCATTAATTCTTGAAAACATTGCCAAACACGTTTCGCTGACCCCGGAAGAACAGGCGCTTTTTTTATCTAAATTAGAAACAAACACATACAAAGCCAAAACGCTTTTATTAAATGCCGGCGAAGTTTGTAAACATTCGTATTTTGTAAATTCCGGCATTTTAAGAAGTTTTAATATCAATGATAATATTGTTGAACATGTCCTTTCTTTTGCCTGCGAAGGCTGGTGGATGAGTGATATGTACAGTTTTTTTTCGCAGAAACCGGGACAGCTTTTTATTGAAGTTCTCGAAGAAGCCGAAGTGGTTTCATTATCCAAAGAAAATCAGGAACAATTGTATCTTGAAATCCCAAAACTGGAACGTTTTTTCAGGATTTTAATTGAAAATTCATTAGTAGCGAATCAACAGCGATTAATGGACAACTTAAGTTTACCAGCCGAAGAACGCTTCGAAAAATTCACTAAAAAATACGGAACATTAGTTCACAAAGTTCCTCAAAAACAAATTGCTTCTTTTATTGGGGTAACACCTGAATTTTTCAGCAAAATGAAAGCCCGGCTTTTGAAGAAATAGATTTTTCCGCCGCGAACCGAACGAAAGTAAACCTACGAAGTAATGCACTCATTTTTATTTTCAATAATTACAGGGAAAAAATTTATGAATTCGCGGCGGAAAAAATTTAAAATTTAAAACATCAATAGCAATTATGAAATATTTCGCTTCAGTACTAATTTTGTTATTAATTCCCTTAAGCCAGAAAACAGACAAACTTAATGGCCGCTACAATTATTTAATTGAAAACGAAAATGTTTACATTCAAAAAGATAAAATTACTTTTAAGGATAGTGTTTTTATTTTTGACAACAAGTTCATGCCGAAAGGAAAGATTTCTTATGGCAATATTATACTATTAGAAAACTTCATAAATACTGATCTAATTATAACTATTTCAAAAGATCAAATTCAAAAAGATACCATTGAATTTTATATGCATGATAAGAGTGGCGGCGGTAATTACCTGGATATAACAAGTGGAAAAGGGAGATTAATTAAGATAAAATAGTTTCTTTTATTTCTTGCCGCGCTTTTTTTGTCATTCCTGTAAAGGTTACTTATTTCGGTAACGGATTTATCATTTCAATTGGTTTTTTTCCATCAATTCCCTGATGTGGTCTTTCATGATTGTAATAATACAAATATTGTAATAATTCCTCTTTCAGTTCTTCTTGCGAATCAAAATCAGTATCCCGTAATAAATCCTCTTCGAGAGTTCTCCAAAAACGTTCAACCTTGCCATTTGTCTGCGGACGGTAAGGTCTTGTGTACCTGTGAACTATTCCTAATTCCATGAGCATTCTTTCAAATGGATGCTGATTTTTTACCTTGCTTGTTTTGATTCCAAATTCAGCCCCATTATCAGACAATATCTCTTCAAATTTTATTTCATAATGACTGCTTAAGATATTCAAGCACTTTAATGAGGCAAACATTACTGTTAAACTCGTGATGTCCGGAACTAATTCTGCCCAGGCAATACGGCTGTAATCATCAATTACACAGACTAAATAGAGTTTTTTGTTTTCTCCGCGAATTACGCTTTTGCTTAAATAATGACAATCAATATGACCCAGCTGTCCCATTCTTTCTTTGATTATTTTCTGATGATTCTTTTTGATCTTCGGAGTTAATCTGTTTATTTTATGCCGCTTTAAAATATTGTAAACTCCAGAATATGAGGGTGTGTATTTTCCCAATTTGGGATTTAAGATACTAACAATTTCATATTTATTGTTTCCCTTTTCCCGTAATTCAACCACTTTTTGTTCTATGAACGGCAAAGGGCGTCTGGTTTTATATTTTGGGCCACGTTTTTGAGGCAGTAAATCTACTGACTTTCCACTTTGTTTATATCGATTATAATACTTTAAAAAACTCTTTCTGCAAGTATCATTGGCCGTATAAAAATCCATTGCCTTCTTGTACAAGGGATGGGTCTTGTTTTTAACTTGTTCATATTCTTTAATTAGAAAACGGTACTTCTCTAAATAGTTTCTTTCCAATGTTGAATCCTGACTATTGTTTCTCATCCCAACAAAATTTATTAAAGTTAAATTTTGTTACCGAATTATCTAACTTTTACAATTCCGACGAAGGAGGAATCTCCGTTAGAAACTCCTCATGTAATATAACCAATCTTTGTAGAGCTACTTGTGGAGATCTCTCCTTCGTCGAGATGACAAGATTGTGGTTACTTTCCGTCTCTAGTTATGAAAACAAAAACTTCTAAATTAGCCCCGATAGAAGTGGAAATCCTTTTGTGTATCGTTTTTTAACGAGACACAAAAGATTGAAACGGATAGCGGGACTGAACGTCTTTTAAAAACCAATGTTTCTGCTTCAAAAAATAAATTAGATAATTTGAGAATGTGTCAATTAGATAATTAAACTTTAAAAGAAAACCTTAGAATCTTAGCAACTTAGAGCCTCAGAATCTTTTCTTAATCTAGGTTAAGTGCTTTTCCTTTACCATGGTGGTATCTTTGTACTATAAAAATAACAAAAGGACAAAATCATGGAAAATATAGTATTACACAAAGCAGAATCAAGAGGAAATGCAAATCACGGATGGCTAAATGCTTATCATAGCTTTAGTTTTGCAAGCTGGTACAATCCGGACAGAATTCAGTTTGGGGCACTTCGTGTTTTGAACGATGATACGATTGCTGCCGGAATGGGATTTGGAACCCACCCTCACGATAATATGGAAATTATTACGATTCCGTTAGAAGGTGACTTGGCTCATAAAGACAGTATGGGAAATACTGAAGTGATCAAAAATGGCGATATTCAGGTAATGAGTGCCGGAACCGGAATTCAGCATAGCGAGTTTAATCCAAACAATGACCAGCAGACTAAATTGTTACAGATTTGGTTGTTCCCAAACAAAAGAAATGTTACGCCGCGTTATCAGCAGATTACTTTAGATGTTGCTGACAGACATAACAAATTATCTCAGGTTTTATCTCCAAATCAAGATGATGAAGGTGTTTGGATTCACCAGGATGCTTGGTTTAATATGGGAAATTTCGATTCTGGAGTTACTGCAGAATATAAAATTAAAAAAGAAGGAAACGGAGTTTACGCTTTCGTTTTAAAAGGAAATGTAACCATCAACGGTCAGGAATTAAATTCTCGTGACGCGGTTGGAATTTCAGGAACTGATACTTTAAACATTAAAGCAAATACAGATGCTGAATTTTTATTAATGGACATTCCGATGAATTATTAATTCAAACAAAAACAATTAAATACCTGTACCTTGAAACGATAATAAATCTGGAAATCAGATTATTATCGTTTCTTTTTTTTAACCTTTAATTGATAAAAAACAAAATAAGAAAGGCTAACTTTATTAATAAGCGGAGAACTGACAGGTTTTAATAACCTTTTAGGTCTGTTCAAAACGAATTAAAATTGGTTATTAAATTATCACATTTTTTATTTCTTAATCTAGGTTAAGTGCTTCAGGACAACTGTCACCGTAACTTTGTCCTATCAAAATGAAACAAATTAATTATTTAAAAAAATAAAATTATGGCAACTACAAAATGGTCAATTGACCCAACTCACTCAGAAATTGGTTTTAAAGTAAAACACATGATGTTTACTAATGTTTCAGGTAAATTTGGAACATACAGCGCTGAAATTACTACAGACGGAGAAAATTTTGAAAATGCAGACATTCAGTTTTCTGCTGATGTTGCGTCTGTTGATACTGCAAATGCAGACAGAGACGGACATTTAAGAAGCGGGGATTTCTTTGATGTTGAAAATCACCCTAAATTAACTTTCAAAGCTTCTTCTTTCAAAAAAATCAATGCAGGAAGCTATGAAATCACTGGAGATTTAAACATTAAAGGTGTTTCTAAAACCGTAACTTTTCCGGTAGAATACAGCGGAATCCTGACTGATCCTTGGGGAAATACTAAAGTTGGTTTGAGCATAGAAGGAAAAATTAATCGTAAAGATTGGGGTTTAAACTGGAACTCTGCTCTTGAAACTGGCGGTGTGTTAGTTGGCGAAGAAGTAAAATTAAACATCGAATTACAATTCGTAAAACAAGCTTAATCTATAAAAATTAGGTTTTAATTTGGTTGGTTAAAAGCCTTGCGTTTACTCGCAGGGCTTTTATTTTTTCCGCCACGAATTCACGAATTATTTTTTTATTTCACGCAGATTTAAATTGATTTGAGCAGATTTACGCAAATTTATTCTTAATCTGCTTAAATCTGTAAAATCTGCGTGAAACCAAAATACCCCCCAAAGATTAATAAAAAAATAATTCGTGAATTACTTCGTCTATTCGCTGTCGCTCGGGTCGTGGCTATCTAACAGTATTCCTAAATTCTGTGGGTGACATTCCGGTTTGTTTTTTGAAGAATCTCGAGAAGTACGAGTAATCTTCGTAGCCGACTTTCAATGCGACTTCGTTTATAGCTAATTGTTTATCCATCAACATTCTTTTGATTTCCAGGATAACTCGGTCTGTGATTACTTCTGTTGCTGTTTTTTGAAGAATTTCGTTGCAAATTCTGTTTAAATGTTTCAGTGTAATATTTAGTTTTTCTGCGTAGAACGAAGGTAGTTTTTCAGTTCTGAAATATTCTTCTAAAAGCGATTCGAACGTATTGATTTTGACGTTGTAGGAATGGGTTTGATGCGAATAGGTTTCATTATATTTTCTCGCTATTTCTATATGAATGCAGTCTAATAAATTCAGTAATTTATCTAATTGATATTTATTATTCTGGCTGTTTTCCTGAATCAGCAAATCAAAATAAGGAAGAATTTTTGGAATTTCATTTTCTTCAAAAACCATTTCCGGCCGGTTATGAATCGAATGATAAAAATTATAATCGTTGATCTTTTTTTGTCCGAAATACAAATTGTACAATTCCTGAGAAAAGATAATGACGAAACCTTCGATGTCTTCGGATAAATTCCAATGGTGCATCTGTCCGGGCTGCAGCACGAAAAGACTTCCTCTTTTGATACCGAATTGGTCAAAATCGACTTCATGCAATCCTGAACCTTTGGTAAAAAAGACCATTAAATAGGAATCGTGACGGTGTGGTTCTTCGACAAAACTGTGACTTTTTAAATGTTCTGCAAAAGTATTGACGTAAAAATCACGATGAATATCGTTACAGCTAAAATTCTGAACACTATAAATTGGATATTTTTTCATAAATGTCTTTTTTGTGCTATAATAAGCGAAGATATAAAAAAGACTTTTAAGTCATTACAAATTACCTTTGTATAAACAAAAATAACAAAGTCATGTCAAGCGCATTAACTCATATTTTAAAAAACGAATGTCCTGTTTGTCACAAAGGAAAAGTTTTTACCGACAAAAATATTTTTTTCAATTTCAGTTTTCCAAAAATGAATGAATATTGCAGTCACTGCCATTATAAATTTCAAAAAGAACCTGGTTATTTCTTTGGAGCGATGTATGTAAACTACGGATTAACAGTAGCTCAAGGAATTGCGACATATTGTATTGCACAATATTTTTTCGAAACCAACTTCGACTTAAGAATCCTTCCAATCATTGCTGTTGTGATTACTTTACTGACTCCTTTTAATCTTAGATTTTCGAGATTAGCGTGGATTTATATGTTCAAGGGTTATACGAGCTAAAAAAATAGTACTTTTGCTTTCCAATTGAAACTAATTTTCAATTTTAAAAAAAGTAAAAATTAAATTAGACAAATGAAAGCATACGTATTTCCGGGTCAGGGAGCGCAGTTCACAGGAATGGGTAAAGACCTTTATGAAAATTCGGCTTTAGCCAAAGAATTATTCGAAAAAGCTAATGAAATATTAGGTTTCAGAATTACAGATATCATGTTTGAAGGCACTGCCGAAGAACTAAAAGAAACTAAAGTTACACAGCCTGCTGTATTTTTACACTCTGTTATTTTAGCAAAAACTTTAGAAGATTTCAAACCGGAAATGGTTGCAGGACACTCTTTAGGAGAATTCTCTGCTTTAGTAGCAAACGGAACTTTATCTTTTGAAGACGGACTTAAATTGGTTTCTCAACGTGCTCTGGCAATGCAAAAAGCCTGCGAAATTACTCCATCTACAATGGCGGCTGTTTTAGGTTTAGCTGATAATGTTGTAGAAGAAGTTTGTGCTTCGATCGACGGTGTTGTGGTTGCTGCAAACTATAACTGTCCAGGTCAATTGGTAATTTCCGGAGAAACTACTGCTGTTGAAAAAGCTTGCGAAGCAATGAAAGCTGCCGGAGCAAAACGTGCTTTAATTTTGCCTGTTGGAGGTGCTTTTCACTCTCCAATGATGGAGCCGGCAAGAGAAGAATTAGCAGCTGCAATTGAAGCAACTACATTCTCTACTCCTATTTGTCCAGTGTATCAAAACGTTACTGCAAATGCAGTTTCTGATGCAAACGAAATTAAAAAGAACTTAATCATTCAATTAACTGCTCCTGTAAAATGGACTCAGTCTGTTCAGCAAATGATCGCTGACGGTGCAACTTTATTTACTGAAGTTGGCCCTGGAAAAGTACTAGCTGGCTTGATTAATAAAATTGATAAAGAAGCTGCTACAGCTAATGCTTAAATTTTGAGTATTCAGCTGTAACTCCTGCAAGATTTCCAAAATCTTGTAGGTATCTAAGCTTAAAAAGGCCTACAAGGTTTTGGAAACCTTGCAGGATAACAAAAAACAAAAAATCCTCATAGACTTTAATCAGTTTATGAGGATTTTGTTTTTTATATACTAAGTTATTTTTTCCAAGGATAACTTTTAATTCTTTTAGACATTTCAATTTTAAATTCCTCTGGAGTCAAGCCATTTTCAAACTCATAATCAAAATTATCTGGCCACCATTCTAGGATTCTTCTAATTGATTCCACTTTTGCTTCTTCCAGAGTTAAACCTTTTGTAAATTCAGCATCAAAATCAAAAGTTTCAGGATCTATACCTTGTCGTCTTGGTTTTTGAATTTCATATTCTGCTGCAGGCTCTTCAACCTTGTCGCTCTTTTTATTTTCTTTAGCCTTGCTCATAACTCCTATTCTTGATTCTTATAAAATTACAAAATAGACTGAATCAAACTTGATCGTTTTTACAAAGCTGTCTTTTCCTTCTTTTTGTAGTTAATAATAAAAACGCCTAAAATAATCAGGATTGTAGCTATTATAAAATCAACAGTAATTTTTTCATTCAAAATCAGCCAGCCAAAAAATACCGCAATTATGGTATTGATATACGCTAAAATAGAAACCTGAACCGGCGTAACGTGTTTTAAGGCATAATTATAGCTGAAAAAAGCAATTACAGATCCAAAAATTGACAAATACAATGCAGCTAAAATACTTGTAGTACTCCATAAATTGACATCGATAGCAGGTGAAAAAATAAATGCCAAAACGATCTGAATGCACGAAGCCATTGTAAACTGGTAAAATAAATTCAGAACTATATTTTTAGATTTATTCCCATGAATTTTGGTATAAATTGTTCCGGCTGCCCAGGCAGTAATCGCAAATCCCATAAACATCATTCCGATTCTGTAATCGGCATCTAAAAAAGATCCCAGCCCATCTTTAAATATAAAAACCACTCCCGAAAATCCTACTATGACTCCAACAAATCCTTTTAAACTTGGCTTTTGTAATTTAAATAAAATACTGCCCAGAAAAATTAATATAGGAGACATAGCACTGATTACCGAAGCCAGTCCGCTTGGCACAGTCTGTTCTGCAACGGTCGTAAAACCATTTGCCACCACAATCATCAAAATAGAAGGAACAAGCTGATGTTTTAAATTTTCCCAGCCGATCCATTTTAATTCTTTTTTGAACAATAAAATTATCATCATGATTATTCCCGCCAATCCCTGACGAATTGAGGTTACAAACCAGGGCGGAATAGTTTCAACCGCAACTCTAATTCCTAAAAATGTTGTGCCCCAAATAATTCCAACAGCCGCTAAGGCAAATATTAATTTATAATCTAAATCTTTTTTCATAAAAATTAAATACCATTAAAAGAAAAGTCCCAAACTATATTGCTATAATCTGGGACTTTAAAATTTATAATTTTATTTCAAAAACTATTTATTTCTCACTTTTTGTTCCCATTTCCAAGCACTTGCCATCGCTTCATCCAGACTTAATTCAGCCTTCCATCCTAAGACGTTATTTGCCTTATCTGTATTTGCGTAAGCCTCAGTAATATCACCTTCACGGCGAGGCATCATCTTATAAGGCAGTTTTTTATCGCTGACTTTTTCGAAACTGTTAATCACTTCAAGAACAGAACTTCCTTTTCCTGTTCCTAAATTGAAAGTCTCTACTTTTGCTAAGTTCTTCTTGTTTAATAAACGCTGCAAAGCAATTACGTGCGCTTTTGCAAGATCCACAACGTGAATATAATCGCGAACAGCAGTTCCGTCAGGTGTTGGATAATCATTTCCAAAAACAGATAATTCCTGACGCAGTCCTACTCCTGTCTGGGTAATAAACGGAACCAGATTTTGAGGAACTCCCAATGGTAATTCTCCAATTTCTGCAGAAGGATGCGCTCCAACCGGGTTAAAATAACGCAGTAAAATTGCGCTTATATTGGTAACTTTAGCCGTATCGTTTATAATTTCCTCGCCAATTTGTTTGGTGTTTCCATAAGGAGACATGGCTGCCTGAACCGGTGCATCTTCTGTAATCGGCATTTTTTCGGCCTGACCGTAAACAGTGCAGGAAGAACTAAAAATAAAGCTCGCTTCCGGTTTTTGCTGTAACCCTTGTAAAAGATACACTAAACTGCTGATGTTATTTTCGTAATATAATAATGGGTTTTCAACACTTTCTCCAACCGCTTTTGACGCCGCAAAATGAATAACACCTGTAACATCCGAGTATTTTTTAAAGAAATCTTCTACAGCTTTCTTTTCTCTTAAATTAATTTTTTCAAAAGCAGGCTGTTTTCCTGTAATTTTTTCAATTCCTTTTAAAACTTCTTCAGAAGAGTTAGAAAGATCATCAATTACTACAACATCAAAACCTACGTTTTGTAATTCAACTACTGTATGAGATCCTATAAATCCAAGTCCTCCAGTTACTAATATTTTCATTATTTGGTTATTTGTGGTTATTTTTTTGGCTGTTATATTATTTTAAAAATTCGATAACGCTGTCAGTTATAAATTTGATCTGTTCGTCATCAAGTTCTGTATGCATTGGTAAAGCAATTACTTCCTGAACTAATTGATTAGTAACAGGAAACTGCTCTTCTTTATAACGAGGATCTAAATATGCTTTTTGAGAGTGAAGCGGAATTGGGTAATAAATTGCACACGGAATTCCTTTATCTAATAAATGCTGCATCAAAGCATTACGATCTGCATCGATAATTCTTAATACATACTGATGAAAAACGTGATCGTTTTCATTTGCATCAAATTCCGGAGTAATAATTTTTGCGTTTCCGGCAAAAGCAGCATTGTATTTTGTTGCAGCCAGACGACGTGCCTGATTATATTCATCCAGTAAAGGCAATTTTGCATTTAAAACACCTGCCTGAATACTGTCTAAACGTGAATTAACACCCACAACATCGTGGTGGTAACGCTCATACATTCCGTGATTTACAATACCGCGGATGATGTGCGCCAATTTATCATCATTTGTAAAAATAGCTCCTCCGTCTCCGTAGCAACCTAAATTTTTAGAAGGGAAAAACGACGTTGCCGCAACATGCCCGATAACTCCAACTTTTGTTTTTGCTCCGGATTTCGAAATATAATCAGCACCAATTGCCTGAGCATTGTCTTCGATTACATATAAATTATGTTCTGCTGCAATTTCCATAATCGCGTCCATATTGGCAGCGCGTCCAAATAAATGAACCGGAACGATTGCTTTTGTTTTTGGCGTAATTGCTTTTTTAACAGCCTCAATATCGATATTCATGTTGTGAAGATCAACATCAACTAAAACCGGAGTCAGCTGCAGTAAAGCGATAACCTCAACTGTAGCTGCAAAAGTAAAATCGGCAGTAATAACCTCATCGCCAGGTTTCAGGTCCAGTCCCATCATAGCAATCTGCAAAGCATCTGTTCCGTTTGCACAAGGAATAACGTGTTTTGCACCTAAATAATTTTCAAGATTTTTTTGAAACTGATGAACTAAAGGTCCGTTAATGTAAGTATTGGTATCTAAAACTTCCTGAATTGAAGCATCTACAGTAGATTTTATTTTTTCATATTGACTTTTTAAGTCAACCATTTGAATTTTTTTCATTTTTGAATGTATTTAAAATTAAAGACACTGTTTTTAACAACAGAAATCTCTAAAGGGAGGAACAAAAATAGTTATTAATAGCTTCAAACCAATGAAAATAGTCGAAAGAAATGTAATTTAGCCACAAAAATTATTAGATGCTTTTTTTATACAATTTAACCATATACGTCGCAGGATTTTTCTTAAAAATCATAGCACTGTTTAGTCCGAAAATTAAGCTTTTTGTTGAAGGCCGGAAAAACGTCTTTCAAACTTTAGCAGAAAAAATAAAACCCAATGACAAAACCATCTGGTTTCATTCTGCTTCACTGGGCGAATACGAACAGGGACTTCCTGTTATTGAAAAAATCAAAGAAAAATATCCCGAGCATAAAATCATTGTATCCTTTTTTTCACCATCTGGATACGAAGTGCGTAAAAATAACACAGTCGCAGATGCTACAATCTATTTACCACTTGACACAAAACGAAATGCAAAGAAATTTATTAAACTGGTTCACCCTGAATTTGCTTTCTTTATTAAATACGAATTCTGGCTTAATTATCTCAAAGAATTAGAGAACAACCAAATTCCAACATATTTGGTTTCAGGAATTTTCAGAGACAAACAAATGTTTTTTAAATGGTACGGCGGTTTTTACAAAAAAGCGCTTAATGCCTTTACTTACTTTTTTGTACAGAACCAAAGCTCCAAACAAAAAATTGAAAGCATTGGTTTTAAAAATGTCATTGTTTCCGGCGACACGCGTTTTGATCGTGTGAACGCTATTTTGGAAAGAGATAACAGCCTGGATTTTATTGAAAATTTCAAAAACAATCAAACTACAATCGTTATAGGAAGTTCATGGCCAAAAGACGAAGTTCTAATTTCCGAATATATCAATCAGGCTCCGGACAATGTGAAGTTTATTATTGCCCCGCACAACATTAAAGCTGATCAGATTTCCAACCTTAAATCGCAGATTTCTAAATCGGTCGTTTTATATTCTGAAAAAGAAAACAAAGATTTATCAAACTGCAATGTGTTTATAATAGACACAATAGGTCTTCTGACCAAAATTTACAGTTATGGAACCATCGCTTATGTTGGAGGCGGATTTGGAAACCCGGGAATCCATAATATACTGGAACCAGCCGCATTTGGAATCCCGATTGTAATAGGCCCAAATTATTCTAATTTTGCAGAAGCTGTTTCGCTGACCGAACTTGGAGGCTGTATACCAATATCCAATACAAACGAATTGAAAGAAATTTTTGATCGGTTATTAACTGACGAAAACTTCTTAAAAGAGAAAAGCGAAATTTGCAAATCATTCATTCAGAACAACAAAGGAGCAACTGAGACCATTTTGAGAGTTGTTTCATAACAGATCTTGTATAAGATACAATTTTAAGATTTATTTGCGCTAAAAAAACCAAAGACTACTGTTTTATTCCTTTTTTAAAATGATGCAATACTCTTAAAAAACAAAATAAACTGCAAAGCTCTTAATTCAAACAGCCAATTGTTCTAACGAATATTCAACAAAAAATAATTTAAGCCAAACATTAAATAATTTAAGATAATTTTATAATTTTGGCATATTCTTTGATAAATAAGATAAACGTGAGTAAGGAAAATATTTTAAAAAAAAAGTGAAAAAATATTTTACATATTAAAAAATTTATATCTTTGCCACGAATTAATAATTAACCTTTTATAATAAAGTAAGATGAAAAAAGTATTTTTAAGTTTAGCTGTTGTTGCTGTTTTAACTGTTGTATCTTGTAAAAAAGCTGACGCTGCAGCTACTGAAAACGTAGATTCTACTGCTGTTGCTGTTGATTCTGCTGCTGCTGTAGTTGATTCTGCTGCTACAACTGTTGACTCTGCTGCTGCAAAAGTTGACTCTGCTGCTACTGAAGCTACTAAAGCTGCTGAAGAAGTAAAAAAATAATTAGAACCTAAATTCTAAAGATTTTAAAACCATCGAAATC
This portion of the Flavobacterium gelatinilyticum genome encodes:
- a CDS encoding DUF6370 family protein; its protein translation is MKNIVLAAFLFIGIAVQAQSKKKFDKPTVVEASCGECQFGMKGKSCDLAVRIDGKTYFVDGTSIHDHGDAHSDKGFCNAVRKASVTGEIVGNRFKATSFTLIDDKK
- a CDS encoding helix-turn-helix domain-containing protein, which encodes MKKYPIYSVQNFSCNDIHRDFYVNTFAEHLKSHSFVEEPHRHDSYLMVFFTKGSGLHEVDFDQFGIKRGSLFVLQPGQMHHWNLSEDIEGFVIIFSQELYNLYFGQKKINDYNFYHSIHNRPEMVFEENEIPKILPYFDLLIQENSQNNKYQLDKLLNLLDCIHIEIARKYNETYSHQTHSYNVKINTFESLLEEYFRTEKLPSFYAEKLNITLKHLNRICNEILQKTATEVITDRVILEIKRMLMDKQLAINEVALKVGYEDYSYFSRFFKKQTGMSPTEFRNTVR
- the purT gene encoding formate-dependent phosphoribosylglycinamide formyltransferase, whose product is MKILLLGSGELGKEFAIAAQRIGQTIIAVDSYKNAPAMQVAHGFEVINMLDGEALDRIVAKHKPDFIVPEIEAIRTERFYDYEKQGITVVPSAKAANFTMNRKAIRDLAAKELGLRTAKYQYATSAEELQKAVQEVGIPCVVKPLMSSSGKGQSTIKTESDIEKAWQYAVAGSRGDVIEVIVEAFVDFHSEITLLTITQNGNPTLFCSPIGHRQERGDYQESWQPALVSEKDLYEAQDMAEKITEALGGAGLFGVEFFLTNEGVYFSELSPRPHDTGMVTLAGTQNFNEFELHLRAILSLPIFEITLEKAGASAVILASEDSTNPTFTGIEKAAALPKTDFRIFGKPTSRPYRRMGVVLSHDTLSTPINEVTERAKETAKLITVNS
- a CDS encoding YceI family protein, translated to MATTKWSIDPTHSEIGFKVKHMMFTNVSGKFGTYSAEITTDGENFENADIQFSADVASVDTANADRDGHLRSGDFFDVENHPKLTFKASSFKKINAGSYEITGDLNIKGVSKTVTFPVEYSGILTDPWGNTKVGLSIEGKINRKDWGLNWNSALETGGVLVGEEVKLNIELQFVKQA
- a CDS encoding pirin family protein encodes the protein MENIVLHKAESRGNANHGWLNAYHSFSFASWYNPDRIQFGALRVLNDDTIAAGMGFGTHPHDNMEIITIPLEGDLAHKDSMGNTEVIKNGDIQVMSAGTGIQHSEFNPNNDQQTKLLQIWLFPNKRNVTPRYQQITLDVADRHNKLSQVLSPNQDDEGVWIHQDAWFNMGNFDSGVTAEYKIKKEGNGVYAFVLKGNVTINGQELNSRDAVGISGTDTLNIKANTDAEFLLMDIPMNY
- a CDS encoding integrase core domain-containing protein, encoding MRNNSQDSTLERNYLEKYRFLIKEYEQVKNKTHPLYKKAMDFYTANDTCRKSFLKYYNRYKQSGKSVDLLPQKRGPKYKTRRPLPFIEQKVVELREKGNNKYEIVSILNPKLGKYTPSYSGVYNILKRHKINRLTPKIKKNHQKIIKERMGQLGHIDCHYLSKSVIRGENKKLYLVCVIDDYSRIAWAELVPDITSLTVMFASLKCLNILSSHYEIKFEEILSDNGAEFGIKTSKVKNQHPFERMLMELGIVHRYTRPYRPQTNGKVERFWRTLEEDLLRDTDFDSQEELKEELLQYLYYYNHERPHQGIDGKKPIEMINPLPK
- a CDS encoding Crp/Fnr family transcriptional regulator is translated as MALILENIAKHVSLTPEEQALFLSKLETNTYKAKTLLLNAGEVCKHSYFVNSGILRSFNINDNIVEHVLSFACEGWWMSDMYSFFSQKPGQLFIEVLEEAEVVSLSKENQEQLYLEIPKLERFFRILIENSLVANQQRLMDNLSLPAEERFEKFTKKYGTLVHKVPQKQIASFIGVTPEFFSKMKARLLKK